In Pithys albifrons albifrons isolate INPA30051 chromosome 8, PitAlb_v1, whole genome shotgun sequence, a single window of DNA contains:
- the LMLN gene encoding leishmanolysin-like peptidase — protein sequence MAAEPGGGPAIPARRSRPPLAALTAGPLLFLLLLPPPSAASSCDHRVPRGDQVVYQVPLKENHVSKRNVDQQLRIKIVYDTSVENLLPEKRHLIKNKLFPQAISYLEKTFQVRKSTGTILLSRQCVTNQYLRRKADPHRYCQRACADQTRCGPVIVPEKHLQQCRVYNESEWHRRPTGPPDQEGVRDADFMLYVSALTTERCGHENIIAYAAYCQLEAEMDRPIAGYANLCPNMISTQAQEFVGMLSTVKHEIIHALGFSAGLFAFYRDDDGKPLTPRYADGLPPFNESLGLYQWSNKVVHRAVRLWDVRGGKMLRHPVHLLVTPRVVEEARKHFNCPILEGMELENQGGMGTELNHWEKRLLENEAMTGSHTQNRVFSRITLALMEDTGWYKANYSMAEKLDWGRNKGCDFVMKSCKFWIDQKRQKRQLISPYCDTLRSNPLQLTCRQDQRAVAVCNLQKFPKQLPQEYQYFDNLNGIPAAELPYYGGSVEIADYCPFSQEFSWHLSGEFQRSSDCRIIENQPDPTKNYGAEKYGPHSVCLIQKSAFVMEQCRRKLSYPDWGSGCYQVSCSAQGLHVWVKDTSYLCSRSGQVLTVSIQMNGWIHVGNLICPACSDFCDSCPPERDPPASNLTRAAPIDLCSCSSSLVVTLWLLIANVIPLLTGLFLCA from the exons ATGGCCGCCGAGCCGGGCGGCGGGCCCGCCATCCCCGCCCGGCGCTCCCGCCCGCCGCTCGCCGCCCTCACCGCCGGGCccctgctgttcctcctgctgcttccccctccctccGCTGCCTCCTCCTGTGATCACCGCGTGCCCCGCGGCGACCAG GTTGTCTACCAAGTTCCTCTGAAGGAAAATCACGTCTCGAAGCGAAACGTGGATCAACAGCTAAGAATTAAGATTGTATATGACACTAGTGTTGAGAA tttGCTGCCCGAGAAAAGACACCTTATAAAG AACAAACTCTTCCCACAAGCTATATCTTACTTGGAGAAGACCTTTCAAGTGCGCAAATCCACAGGTACTATATTACTAAGCAG GCAATGTGTGACAAACCAATATTTAAGGAGGAAAGCTGACCCTCACAGGTATTGCCAAAGAGCCTGTGCAGACCAAACAAGGTGTGGGCCAGTTATAGTTCCTGAGAAACACCTCCAG CAATGCAGGGTGTACAATGAGAGCGAGTGGCACCGCAGGCCCACGGGCCCACCTGACCAAGAAGGGGTTCGTGATGCTGACTTTATGCTCTATGTTAGTGCTCTCACTACTGAAAGGTGTGGCCATGAAAATATCATTGCATACGCAGCCTACTGCCAGCTGGAAGCTGAAATGGACAG GCCAATAGCAGGATATGCCAACTTGTGTCCAAATATGATTTCAACTCAAGCTCAGGAATTTGTTGGCATGTTGTCTACAGTGAAACATGAGATCATCCATGCACTG GGTTTCTCTGCTGGACTGTTTGCCTTTTATCGTGATGATGATGGAAAACCTTTGACACCAAGATATGCAGATGGACTCCCTCCTTTTAATGAAAG CCTGGGTTTGTATCAGTGGAGCAATAAAGTCGTTCATAGAGCAGTGAGGTTATGGGATGTCCGTGGTGGCAAAATGCTGCGCCATCCTGTCCATCTGCTGGTGACGCCTCGTGTAGTC gAAGAAGCTCGAAAACATTTTAACTGTCCAATTCTGGAGGGAATGGAGCTTGAAAATCAAGGTGGCATGGGTACTGAGCTCAATCACTGGGAGAAGAGGTTGTTGGAG AATGAGGCGATGACTGGATCCCATACTCAGAATCGAGTCTTTTCCAGGATCACCCTGGCATTAATGGAAGACACAGG GTGGTATAAAGCAAATTACAGCATGGCAGAAAAATTAGACTGGGGACGCAATAAAGGATGTGACTTTGTAATGAAGAGCTGCAAGTTCTGGATTGACCAGAAGAGACAAAA gAGGCAATTAATTAGTCCCTACTGTGACACTTTGAGGAGTAATCCTTTGCAGTTAACCTGCAGACAGGACCAAAGAGCAGTAGCAGTGTGCAACTTGCAGAAATTTCCAAAGCAGTTACCTCAGGAATATCAG tacTTTGACAATCTTAATGGAATACCAGCAGCAGAATTGCCTTATTATGGTGGCTCAGTAGAAATTGCTGACTATTGTCCCTTTAGTCAGGAATTCAGCTGGCATTTGAGTGGTGAATTTCAACGCAGTTCAGACTGTAGAATAATTGAAAACCAACCAG ATCCTACCAAAAACTATGGTGCAGAGAAATATGGACCACACTCTGTATGTCTTATTCAGAAATCTGCTTTTGTTATGGAACAGTGCAGGAGGAAACTCAGTTATCCTGACTGGGGTAGTGGATGTTATCAA GTATCTTGTTCTGCACAAGGGCTGCATGTTTGGGTCAAGGACACTTCATACTTGTGCAGCCGCTCAGGTCAGGTGTTAACTGTGAGCATCCAGATGAATGGCTGGATCCATGTTGGGAACCTGATTTGCCCAGCCTGTTCAGACTTCTGTGACTCCTGTCCTCCAGAACGGGATCCTCCGGCCTCTAACCTAACAAGAGCTGCACCCATTG actTATGCTCCTGCTCATCTAGCCTGGTTGTAACCCTTTGGCTACTGATTGCCAACGTAATTCCGCTGCTGACAGGATTGTTTCTCTGTGCGTAG